The Triticum aestivum cultivar Chinese Spring chromosome 4B, IWGSC CS RefSeq v2.1, whole genome shotgun sequence sequence ctccaccaccacgagcgaagccaggaggactgtggggcccgtcgaccatcaagatttccgccactggatcactgctcccgcactcagatgcagtctctccggagccagtcgactgatcgaacaagccgtagagagattcgttgggctcgattgccgcaacttgtatagtggccgactggcgagccaccgcgtgactcacccatcgctgaagtctcgaccggcctgagcgcttgcgctggcgagagaccgggagggtggaagatggaagatccgaccgatactgggtcgatggttgccgcagcagaacgccgcggacacatgcgcgaaaatgcgtcgcaccgcggacggggagcgcatccacgtcgagtggagcctcctggagccatgcggagtcgtcggcgatgaaggtgagagtgccgagacggatctcttgtccctcgatcaaaactccagcagacaccatgatgaaaatactcggaagaatcgcaacttctccacaaaatcgctaaaacacctgccccacggtgggcgccaactgtcgtggttctaagcctgacagtagagtggggggtaggtatggagaggcaaggtcctagctatggagaggttgtaagcacaaaagatgtacgagttcaggcccttctcggaagaagtaacagccctacgtctcggagcccggaggcggtcgagtggattatgaatgtatggattacaaggtgccgaacccttctgcctgtggaggggggtggcttatatagagtgcgccaggaccccagccagcccacgtaggagaaggtttaaggtgagttaagtctggggcgttactggtaacgccccacataaagtgcctttactatNNNNNNNNNNNNNNNNNNNNNNNNNNNNNNNNNNNNNNNNNNNNNNNNNNNNNNNNNNNNNNNNNNNNNNNNNNNNNNNNNNNNNNNNNNNNNNNNNNNNNNNNNNNNNNNNNNNNNNNNNNNNNNNNNNNNNNNNNNNNNNNNNNNNNNNNNNNNNNNNNNNNNNNNNNNNNNNNNNNNNNNNNNNNNNNNNNNNNNNNNNNNNNNNNNNNNNNNNNNNNNNNNNNNNNNNNNNNNNNNNNNNNNNNNNNNNNNNNNNNNNNNNNNNNNNNNNNNNNNNNNNNNNNNNNNNNNNNNNNNNNNNNNNNNNNNNNNNNNNNNNNNNNNNNNNNNNNNNNNNNNNNNNNNNNNNNNNNNNNNNNNNNNNNNNNNNNNNNNNNNNNNNNNNNNNNNNNNNNNNNNNNNNNNNNNNNNNNNNNNNNNNNNNNNNNNNNNNNNNNNNNNNNNNNNNNNNNNNNNNNNNNNNNNNNNNNNNNNNNNNNNNNNNNNNNNNNNNNNNNNNNNNNNNNNNNNNNNNNNNNNNNNNNNNNNNNNNNNNNNNNNNNNNNNNNNNNNNNNNNNNNNNNNNNNNNNNNNNNNNNNNNNNNNNNNNNNNNNNNNNNNNNNNNNNNNNNNNNNNNNNNNNNNNNNNNNNNNNNNNNNNNNNNNNNNNNNNNNNNNNNNNNNNNNNNNNNNNNNNNNNNNNNNNNNNNNNNNNNNNNNNNNNNNNNNNNNNNNNNNNNNNNNNNNNNNNNNNNNNNNNNNNNNNNNNNNNNNNNNNNNNNNNNNNNNNNNNNNNNNNNNNNNNNNNNNNNNNNNNNNNNNNNNNNNNNNNNNNNNNNNNNNNNNNNNNNNNNNNNNNNNNNNNNNNNNNNNNNNNNNNNNNNNNNNNNNNNNNNNNNNNNNNNNNNNNNNNNNNNNNNNNNNNNNNNNNNNNNNNNNNNNNNNNNNNNNNNNNNNNNNNNNNNNNNNNNNNNNNNNNNNNNNNNNNNNNNNNNNNNNNNNNNNNNNNNNNNNNNNNNNNNNNNNNNNNNNNNNNNNNNNNNNNNNNNNNNNNNNNNNNNNNNNNNNNNNNNNNNNNNNNNNNNNNNNNNNNNNNNNNNNNNNNNNNNNNNNNNNNNNNNNNNNNNNNNNNNNNNNNNNNNNNNNNNNNNNNNNNNNNNNNNNNNNNNNNNNNNNNNNNNNNNNNNNNNNNNNNNNNNNNNNNNNNNNNNNNNNNNNNNNNNNNNNNNNNNNNNNNNNNNNNNNNNNNNNNNNNNNNNNNNNNNNNNNNNNNNNNNNNNNNNNNNNNNNNNNNNNNNNNNNNNNNNNNNNNNNNNNNNNNNNNNNNNNNNNNNNNNNNNNNNNNNNNNNNNNNNNNNNNNNNNNNNNNNNNNNNNNNNNNNNNNNNNNNNNNNNNNNNNNNNNNNNNNNNNNNNNNNNNNNNNNNNNNNNNNNNNNNNNNNNNNNNNNNNNNNNNNNNNNNNNNNNNNNNNNNNNNNNNNNNNNNNNNNNNNNNNNNNNNNNNNNNNNNNNNNNNNNNNNNNNNNNNNNNNNNNNNNNNNNNNNNNNNNNNNNNNNNNNNNNNNNNNNNNNNNNNNNNNNNNNNNNNNNNNNNNNNNNNNNNNNNNNNNNNNNNNNNNNNNNNNNNNNNNNNNNNNNNNNNNNNNNNNNNNNNNNNNNNNNNNNNNNNNNNNNNNNNNNNNNNNNNNNNNNNNNNNNNNNNNNNNNNNNNNNNNNNNNNNNNNNNNNNNNNNNNNNNNNNNNNNNNNNNNNNNNNNNNNNNNNNNNNNNNNNNNNNNNNNNNNNNNNNNNNNNNNNNNNNNNNNNNNNNNNNNNNNNNNNNNNNNNNNNNNNNNNNNNNNNNNNNNNNNNNNNNNNNNNNNNNNNNNNNNNNNNNNNNNNNNNNNNNNNNNNNNNNNNNNNNNNNNNNNNNNNNNNNNNNNNNNNNNNNNNNNNNNNNNNNNNNNNNNNNNNNNNNNNNNNNNNNNNNNNNNNNNNNNNNNNNNNNNNNNNNNNNNNNNNNNNNNNNNNNNNNNNNNNNNNNNNNCAACTGGACAAAACTTTTCCGAGTTCGTGCGCACGAGCTGCATACAATTCCAGGTCATTACTAACTACTTGCGCGGGCGGGGGTGTCACTGTTTATTGTGTAGGTGTGGCTAGGCGTCTTGACTTGAATTTGACGAATGATGTTAGTGAGTTCATAAATGGGACGCCCATTGTTCGTCCGATGAACCCTATGCCTGTCGACACGAATTTAACAATGGGTCCTTCCCCTGTTAGGGGCCCTAGTGTGGATTTGCGTCCTCGTGGTATGTGCTCTCCCTCGCCCACTATGTCTATTCCTCTAGTTTGTCAAGTTGGGTTATCTGTTTTCGGCCCCACATGAATGTCATGGTGTTTTGTGTTCCTCTGTTATTAATCTGTTTATATTTGTATTCAGCCCTCTCACAGAGCAGTTTGCTTGGGTGGTTTCCTGTGGCTCCACCAAGTAAACGCTCAAGGATGACGACTGACTACTCGATTGCAAACCCGATGGGGGTAGCTGTTTCTGAGCTGGAGGGGAAGAGAAGAGATGATCGTTTCTATGCGAAGGCCATGGATTCATCGGTTAATGATTTGTCTAGGTATGTGAACAAATGATGCCCATCATCCCGGTGTATTTTGTTGATCGGTTAGCCAAGAGCATGAACGATGATATAGAGAGGTGCCGTGTGCAGGGTCTGGTTCAAGCATCGGCGCCCATATCACATTGAGATGACTGGTGAGCAGGTGGTGGAAGAGTTTCGCATCGAAAATGATCTTGCAAGTAAAGGTCTTGACTCAATTCTTCGTTTGGGGATCTGCCCGCCCGCGTCAGGGAGGCTGATCATTGGTCCTGATTGGGAGGTAANNNNNNNNNNNNNNNNNNNNNNNNNNNNNNNNNNNNNNNNNNNNNNNNNNNNNNNNNNNNNNNNNNNNNNNNNNNNNNNNNNNNNNNNNNNNNNNNNNNNNNNNNNNNNNNNNNNNNNNNNNNNNNNNNNNNNNNNNNNNNNNNNNNNNNNNNNNNNNNNNNNNNNNNNNNNNNNNNNNNNNNNNNNNNNNNNNNNNNNNNNNNNNNNNNNNNNNNNNNNNNNNNNNNNNNNNNNNNNNNNNNNNNNNNNNNNNNNNNNNNNNNNNNNNNNNNNNNNNNNNNNNNNNNNNNNNNNNNNNNNNNNNNNNNNNNNNNNNNNNNNNNNNNNNNNNNNNNNNNNNNNNNNNNNNNNNNNNNNNNNNNNNNNNNNNNNNNNNNNNNNNNNNNNNNNNNNNNNNNNNNNNNNNNNNNNNNNNNNNNNNNNNNNNNNNNNNNNNNNNNNNNNNNNNNNNNNNNNNNNNNNNNNNNNNNNNNNNNNNNNNNNNNNNNNNNNNNNNNNNNNNNNNNNNNNNNNNNNNNNNNNNNNNNNNNNNNNNNNNNNNNNNNNNNNNNNNNNNNNNNNNNNNNNNNNNNNNNNNNNNNNNNNNNNNNNNNNNNNNNNNNNNNNNNNNNNNNNNNNNNNNNNNNNNNNNNNNNNNNNNNNNNNNNNNNNNNNNNNNNNNNNNNNNNNNNNNNNNNNNNNNNNNNNNNNNNNNNNNNNNNNNNNNNNNNNNNNNNNNNNNNNNNNNNNNNNNNNNNNNNNNNNNNNNNNNNNNNNNNNNNNNNNNNNNNNNNNNNNNNNNNNNNNNNNNNNNNNNNNNNNNNNNNNNNNNNNNNNNNNNNNNNNNNNNNNNNNNNNNNNNNNNNNNNNNNNNNNNNNNNNNNNNNNNNNNNNNNNNNNNNNNNNNNNNNNNNNNNNNNNNNNNNNNNNNNNNNNNNNNNNNNNNNNNNNNNNNNNNNNNNNNNNNNNNNNNNNNNNNNNNNNNNNNNNNNNNNNNNNNNNNNNNNNNNNNNNNNNNNNNNNNNNNNNNNNNNNNNNNNNNNNNNNNNNNNNNNNNNNNNNNNNNNNNNNNNNNNNNNNNNNNNNNNNNNNNNNNNNNNNNNNNNNNNNNGTGCTGCTTCTTTGCTATTCTGTAGTGTGATTGATTTGTTTTGACCATGTGAGATGGTTAGTTTGTTTACCAAGTTGGTGGATTTGAGACATATCCTAATGCGTCTGCTGGCCTAAATTGTTGAAAAGGTCCATAAGTTAATGTGCTTGCATATAAGTCTGAGTGCTTTTCCCGTCTTCGCTGTCAGCAGTAGGGATTAGAAACAGAACTCAAAAACAGGTGTGGGGGGGACCATGCTATGTTCATGCAAAAATAATTTTGGTTGTTTGTTCCTTCTGATAGGTAAGATTGGGTCAGATGGGTTGGATCCTGTCTGTGTGGTGGCAAGGCCACTTTTTGCCGGATGATGAACAGTGGCTTATTCCGAGTGGTGGCAAGGCCACTTTTGCCGGATGAGGAACAGTGGCTGATTCCGCACAGGCGCTGGTGCTTGTGGGTGATTATGGGGCTTCAAGAGGAGATGCATGAATGTTGGGTTTGGAAAAGGGGACATTTTGGGCCATCGTCTGTCTGGACTGTTCAGCATCATATTATATAGGTTAAACGATTCAGTGGTAATTCAAATAGTTCAGANNNNNNNNNNTGTTCATTACATAATGTGGTTAAAATTAGATAAGTAATTCGCGACAATGGTGCTGCTTTGTTTCCCAGAACCCTCCTAGATACATTGTAAATAACACTTTGAACTGCGACTAAACCCCTGAGTCTTTCATCAACTCGTTCAGCGCGTTGGCGACAACGTCTAGTCCTTCCAGCTGCAGGGGGGCGGTGTTGCCTTCCATGTGgatcagctcgatgaggagtgagTCCCTTTCGTTGGCAATAGCTGTCTGTGTATATGGCCAGTAGAAAAATTAGATTTGTCTCGCTGGATGAAGGTGTCTAATTAGTATGTTTTTACTGACCCTTGTAAGAGGTTTTGCCAGTGAATTCCCATTGAAGTGTCTTAGTAAGTGGGCGACACACAGGACACTCTCGGCCCTGCGAACAAATCGCATTGTCGAAAAGGAAAGGTTTTGGCTATCAGGGCAGAATACCAGTACACCATATTGACAAGAAAACTGATGAAAGCAAGTGCATGAAGTATTTTTGGATTCGGTACGTGTACCTTGTGAATGTTGTAGTGGATAGTAGAGGTGTCTTCTTCGTCCATGAAAGTCTGCTGCAGTGCCACTCGGTGAAGAATTCTTCGATGCAATTGAAAAGGGCGTCATGTATCTTCTCGGCCGCGTACATAAGGCAAGTTTTGCGTGACGTGTCCTCCGTCTGGTATAACATTGGGTCCATGATGGTTATAACATGGGCCATCACGTCCCAATTGAAGCAGCACCACCCGTGTTGCATGACGGCTGGGATCGTAACCTATTTCAGTTGGTTAGAAAATTAGAAGATTGTCTATTTCCAGGCAGCAGTTTTCCTTGTATATTTGACAAATGTAAGCAACACAACTATTGAAAATGAAAAGTCAGTCCTCGGACATTACCATCCGACA is a genomic window containing:
- the LOC123090023 gene encoding uncharacterized protein codes for the protein MNPMPVDTNLTMGPSPVRGPSVDLRPRALSQSSLLGWFPVAPPSKRSRMTTDYSIANPMGVAVSELEGKRRDDRFYAKAMDSSVNDLSRVWFKHRRPYHIEMTGEQVVEEFRIENDLASKGLDSILRLGICPPASGRLIIGPDWECD